From the genome of Bradyrhizobium elkanii USDA 76, one region includes:
- a CDS encoding SPASM domain-containing protein, with translation MLQFRAFIVHVPDDGTYMNSRLVGKSYLNVMRRLVEANIPSIRFVVLGKVHPDLADTIPAKALQRLRPLSNSRGRLESNIIKPRQPVVGPLTCIGKQQHRNVLLPNGDVTLCGMDFERRHVLGNLLRDEYAYLFESPIFHEIADRMNGMDGFLLCRMCEFAHPQTSGCYMDADQQT, from the coding sequence ATGCTGCAGTTCAGGGCTTTCATCGTCCACGTTCCTGATGACGGCACTTATATGAACAGCCGGCTCGTCGGAAAGTCCTATCTCAATGTCATGCGCCGACTCGTCGAGGCGAACATTCCCTCGATTCGATTCGTTGTCCTGGGCAAAGTCCATCCGGACCTCGCCGACACCATTCCCGCAAAAGCGCTGCAGCGCTTGCGTCCGCTGAGTAACAGCCGAGGACGTCTAGAGTCGAATATCATCAAACCGCGACAGCCCGTCGTCGGACCCTTGACGTGTATTGGCAAACAACAACATCGGAATGTCCTTCTACCAAACGGCGACGTTACTCTGTGCGGGATGGATTTTGAGCGGCGTCATGTCCTGGGCAATCTTTTGCGCGACGAATACGCATATCTCTTCGAAAGCCCAATTTTTCACGAAATCGCCGATCGCATGAACGGAATGGATGGCTTTCTGCTCTGCAGGATGTGCGAGTTTGCTCACCCGCAGACGTCGGGATGTTATATGGATGCCGACCAACAGACGTGA